TCCGTGGGTGGTGAACGATTCTCAGTTCATTGAAAAACTCGTCTCAAAAGGAATAAAAGTTTCGGGTGAAAGAAGCGGCAGCAGCTCTTTCTGGATAAACGTCCTGGGAACCCTCATACCAACGATACTCTTCATAGTCGTCTGGTTGTTCGTAATGAGGAGTCTTTCCGGTAGAAACAGTCAGGCTTTCACGTTCACAAAGAGCAAGGCAACGATGTACAAACCCTCTGGGAGCAAGAGGGTTACTTTCAAGGATGTGGGAGGAGCAGACGAGGCGATAGAAGAGCTGAAAGAAGTGGTGGAATTCTTGAAGGACCCCTCGAGGTTCAACAAGATCGGAGCCAGAATGCCCAAGGGAATCCTACTCGTTGGACCTCCAGGTACTGGTAAAACGCTCCTTGCGAGAGCTGTTGCAGGTGAGGCGAACGTTCCGTTCTTCCACATCAGTGGTTCTGACTTTGTGGAGCTCTTTGTCGGAGTTGGAGCGGCGAGGGTAAGGGATCTCTTTGCACAGGCGAAGGCTCATGCTCCCTGTATTGTCTTCATCGACGAAATAGACGCGGTTGGAAGACACAGGGGAGCTGGTCTTGGAGGAGGTCACGACGAAAGAGAGCAAACGTTGAACCAGTTACTTGTGGAGATGGATGGTTTCGATTCCAAAGAAGGCATAATAGTTATGGCGGCAACGAACAGACCGGATATACTGGACCCGGCCCTTCTGAGGCCTGGAAGGTTCGACAAGAAAGTGGTAGTGGATCCACCAGACATGCTCGGGAGAAAGAAAATCCTGGAGATCCACACGAGGAACAAGCCCCTTTCCGAAGATGTCGACCTGGAGATCCTTGCAAAGAGAACCCCCGGTTTTGTGGGTGCTGATCTGGAAAATCTCGTCAACGAAGCAGCGCTCCTTGCAGCGAGGGAAGGAAGAGACAGGATCACGATGAAGGATTTCGAAGAGGCGATAGACAGGGTGATAGCAGGCCCTGCCAGAAAATCGCGACTCATCAGCCCCAAAGAAAAGCGTATCATTGCTTATCATGAAGCGGGACACGCTGTGGTGTCGACTGTCGTGCCCAACGGAGAGCTTGTTCACAGGATCTCGATAATCCCAAGAGGATACAAGGCTCTCGGATACACTCTTCACCTTCCAGAAGAAGACAAGTACCTTGTCACGAGGAACGAACTTCTGGACAAACTCACCGCTCTGCTCGGGGGAAGGGCAGCAGAAGAAGTGGTTTTCGGGGATGTGACGAGCGGGGCTGCCAACGATATAGAGAGGGCAACCGAAATTGCCAGAAACATGGTATGTCAACTCGGCATGAGCGAAGAGCTCGGCCCCCTCGCGTGGGGCAAGGAAGAGCAGGAAGTCTTCCTTGGAAAAGAGATCACACGTCTCAGAAACTACAGTGAAGAAGTAGCAAGCAAAATCGATGAGGAAGTGAAAAAGATCGTGACGAACTGCTATGAGCGTGCAAAAGAGATCATAAGAAAATACAGAAAGCAACTCGACAACATTGTAGAAATTCTTCTGGAAAAGGAGACCATCGAGGGAGAAGAACTCAGGAAGATCCTTTCCGAGGAGTTCGAAAAGGTGGTGGAATAATGGGATTTGACTTTCTTGAGGGAAAGAGACTCACGGAAGATGTGGCCCTCGATGAAACAATGGCCTGGAACGAGGACGTAATGATGCTCGATCTTCACCTTGTCTCCACCTCCGCGCTCATGGGGATAGTACACAAGGTGTCCTACGATCTATTGAGCAGGTATCTCCCCGACGATTACACGGCTGTTGTGGTGGAAAGCTGTGTGAGGCATGTAAAAGCTATTCCCACGGGAACAAGGGTGGCTGTCGGAGTGAGGGTGATCGGGGTTACAGGAAACCGGGTGAAGTTCAGGGGAATCGTGATGAGTGGAGATGAGAAAGTTCTGGAGGCAGAGTTTATCAGAGTGATCGTTTCCAGAAATTATTTGCGGAGGGTAGCACTTGAGAAAGCCGAGAAGACCCCAGGATTTTTTGGAATATGAGAAGGTCCTGGGTTTCAGAAGGAAGGAAGAACAAATTGAAAATCTGAAACTTGAGGGCGACATTCGTGTCGCCCTCATTGTTCCCAACGATTATAAAATCGCAGTCTCGGGACTCGCTTTCCATTACGTTCAAAAGCTTCTCAGCCGGCACCCCCGCATCAGGTGTGAAAGGTTCTTCTACGACGAGTCGTTCGAGAAGTTTTACTCCCTGGACTCTCAAACTCCCCTGGACGAGTTTCCTATCTGGCTCTTCTCTGTGAGCTTTGAGAACGACTTTTTGAACCTTCTCGATGTTCTCAAGAGAAAAGGGATTCCCCTTCTCTGGAAGGACAGAGAAGAGCACCATCCACTCGTTGTGGTGGGCGGTGCTGTGACCTATTTGAACACTGAGTTTCTTCTTCCCGTTGCTGATGCCGTCTACTACGGTGAGCTGGAAAAATACCTGGAGAAGTTCGTGGAAGCCCTCACCAGAGAGAGAAAAGAGGATATTCTGAAACTACTTGTCGAAATACCTTCGGTGAACGTACCTTCTCTGGGCAAAGAACACTCGGAGATAGCAACCTGTGTGAACATAAACGAGTTTCTTCCTCATACACCCGTTGTCCCAAATGCCGGTGTCTTCCCCGGGAAACTGCTGGTGGAGCTGGGAAGGGGTTGTATAAGAAGGTGCGCCTTCTGTATATTTGGAAAAAGCTTGAAACCCGCCCGATTTGTAAGGCCAGACAGGTTTGAAAGCCTGGTGAGGAAAATTCCGTGGAAAGAGTACGGGCTCATAAGTGCCACCATAACTGATTATCCCTGGCTCGACGAACTTCTCGATGTCGTTGAAAGGTACCGCTTGAAAATCTCGGTTTCCTCCCTGAGACTCGATCGTCTTTCCGATAGACTCTTGAAAGTGTTGAAAGAATCGGGTCAGAGGTCCTTCACAATAGCCCCGGAGGCCGGCTCTCAGAGAATCAGAGATATATTGAAGAAAGAC
This region of Thermotoga sp. genomic DNA includes:
- a CDS encoding radical SAM protein, giving the protein MRKPRRPQDFLEYEKVLGFRRKEEQIENLKLEGDIRVALIVPNDYKIAVSGLAFHYVQKLLSRHPRIRCERFFYDESFEKFYSLDSQTPLDEFPIWLFSVSFENDFLNLLDVLKRKGIPLLWKDREEHHPLVVVGGAVTYLNTEFLLPVADAVYYGELEKYLEKFVEALTRERKEDILKLLVEIPSVNVPSLGKEHSEIATCVNINEFLPHTPVVPNAGVFPGKLLVELGRGCIRRCAFCIFGKSLKPARFVRPDRFESLVRKIPWKEYGLISATITDYPWLDELLDVVERYRLKISVSSLRLDRLSDRLLKVLKESGQRSFTIAPEAGSQRIRDILKKDITDEQIEIALKMARNIGFDRIKMYFIYGLEEETEEDLKAFRKIGDLALQMGYREIHMSFNPLIPKPGTDFEKRKMEPVGVLRKKEKFLKEFLRGF
- a CDS encoding thioesterase family protein, with translation MGFDFLEGKRLTEDVALDETMAWNEDVMMLDLHLVSTSALMGIVHKVSYDLLSRYLPDDYTAVVVESCVRHVKAIPTGTRVAVGVRVIGVTGNRVKFRGIVMSGDEKVLEAEFIRVIVSRNYLRRVALEKAEKTPGFFGI
- the ftsH gene encoding ATP-dependent zinc metalloprotease FtsH; amino-acid sequence: MNRSSIWNLLFTILIIVSLFWLARFFYIESSPVSKLSYTSFIQMVEDDRSLVSEVVIRDNGVLKVYTKDGRVYEVDAPWVVNDSQFIEKLVSKGIKVSGERSGSSSFWINVLGTLIPTILFIVVWLFVMRSLSGRNSQAFTFTKSKATMYKPSGSKRVTFKDVGGADEAIEELKEVVEFLKDPSRFNKIGARMPKGILLVGPPGTGKTLLARAVAGEANVPFFHISGSDFVELFVGVGAARVRDLFAQAKAHAPCIVFIDEIDAVGRHRGAGLGGGHDEREQTLNQLLVEMDGFDSKEGIIVMAATNRPDILDPALLRPGRFDKKVVVDPPDMLGRKKILEIHTRNKPLSEDVDLEILAKRTPGFVGADLENLVNEAALLAAREGRDRITMKDFEEAIDRVIAGPARKSRLISPKEKRIIAYHEAGHAVVSTVVPNGELVHRISIIPRGYKALGYTLHLPEEDKYLVTRNELLDKLTALLGGRAAEEVVFGDVTSGAANDIERATEIARNMVCQLGMSEELGPLAWGKEEQEVFLGKEITRLRNYSEEVASKIDEEVKKIVTNCYERAKEIIRKYRKQLDNIVEILLEKETIEGEELRKILSEEFEKVVE